DNA from Struthio camelus isolate bStrCam1 chromosome 18, bStrCam1.hap1, whole genome shotgun sequence:
ccggccccgcgaggGGCAcgagccgccccggcggccccgaggctccgctctgccctTGCAGGAAAAGACTCCGTTTTTCCACTGCCGGCGCACACCTTCCTCCCCGGGCGGGAGGAAACGCGCCGGGCCGGCCTGGCAGAGCCTCCTGCCCGCGCcagccgcgccggggggccggcgagcggggccgagcggggccgcccgccgccctgcaCCGCCGGAGCGCGCGGACCACCGGGTGCCCAGCCGCGGCGGTGGCACGGGATGGGCGACGGGGGCCAAACCCCTCGGGGGCTCGGCCCGGGCTCCCCACTCCCtgcccgcccggggccgccccggggccagcGCCAGCCGCGGCGGGGACCCGGCGGGGTGCAGGGAGCAGCATCTCCCCCGCGGCCAGGCCCTGACGTCCCCCCCCCGGGGAAACGAGCCTGGTGCTGAGGCCCCGGGGGCCACCTGCCCCATCCGGGCTGCCCGCGCCCCCCGTTTGCCCCGCGCGCGAGGTgccggggctcggcccggccagcggcagcggcggccggaggCAGCGGTGGCCCCCGCGGCGCGGGGTTGGGGCGAGGACGCTGGCCGGCTGCCTGGCccgagcggcggccgggggccggctgGGGGTGGGCTCGGCCGCCAGCCCCTCCCCGGCCGTATAAAGGCCGATTCCCCCCGCGGCCGGCCGTCCCAGCCCCGCTCGGAcgcaggagcggagcagcagCCGGGAAGGCGCGCGGAGCCggtgccggcggccgggccggcggcgagggcttgcggcagcgccgggggccgcgccgcggggcgcccggccatGGCCTTCACCATGCTGCGCCCCGTGGCCGCCCGCATGCTCTACCCCGACATCAGCATGCTCTCGGAGGACGAGGAGAACCGGAGCGAGAGCGACACGTCGGACCAGTCGTACGGCTGCTACGAGGGCGCGGAGGCGCGCCGCAAGGTGCCCCGCAAGCCGGGGCCCATGGTCGTggtgaagcagaggcaggcggcCAACGCGCGGGAGCGGGACCGGACGCAGAGCGTCAACACGGCCTTCACGGCCCTGCGGACCCTCATCCCCACCGAGCCCGTGGACCGCAAGCTCTCCAAGATCGAGACCCTCCGCCTGGCCTCCAGCTACATCTCGCACCTGGCCAAcgtgctgctgctgggcgagggctgCGAGGAcgggcagccctgcctgagcgCCCTGTACGGGGCCAAGGGCGAGCGCGACGGCAAGCAGCCCCGCAGCATCTGCACCTTCTGCCTCAGCAACCAGCGGAAAGGGGTGAGTGgggccccggccggcgccgccgcggacgtgcccggcggggccgagcgccggcCGGCGCTGCGGCGCGGCCAGCACCGCTGCCTCCAGCCCCCGCCGGAGGTTTTAGCTGCTCCCGGCCAAATCCTGCTCGCCGCTGCACGCCCACAGCTCCCGCTGGCGTCACAGGGCCGGGCTGCTCCCCGCGTCCGGGCGagctgggggggtcagggggttcgacggccccccaccccggactGGGGGGGACGCGGCGCTGCTGCGGGGAGCTGGGCTCaccggccagccccggcccccaccgCGGCGCTGCGGGAGGCGGTGGGAGCGGCGCGGGAACCCCTCCGGCTGGCAGaggggcggggggccgccgggggtcCCCATCCACGGCCGAGCGCGGgagctggggctgtggggtgggcaTGGCGCCTGCGGGGGCTCAGCCACCCCAGCCCAGGCTCCGGGGCTCCCGGGCTGCCGGGGAACGGCTCCTCGCGGCTCTCCGCAGTGGCCTCGTGCCCAGcgcaccgcccgcccgcccgcccgccgcgggggctctgccctgcagcccggCCCACCCAGCCCCTCGTCTTCCTCAGCCCCGGGCCGGGGTCTTGCTCTCCGGGGGCTGCTGCTTTGCCACAGCGAGCGCGGTGGCCTCGGGCATGGccggggtgggcgcggggccggcagccgcccgCGAGCCGCAcaccccggggcgccccgccggcACGCTCCAGccgcagccctcggggctctttCGCTTTCTGCCTCTCCATTTTTAATTGCTCTTCGGGCTCCTctccccgccccgctcgccggccggccgccgccgcggcccacGCGTTGCTAAAAGCACCCCAGCCCTCGCTGGGCAAACCGGGGCGAGAGGCTCGTGCCCGGGCACCCACCGAGCTGCCCCCGCGCTGGACGGGGCTCCCCTGCGGCGGCCGTGCCGCcggcaccaccaccagcaccaccaccagcacgGCGGCCTCGGGAGCCGCTCGCTGGCTTTCCCCTGCCAGGCGCCGAGGGGGCCGCGCGCCCCAGGGCCCCGCACCCAAGGGTGCCAGCACCCGGCCTGGGCACGGCCCCGAGACCCCTGGGAcccacacagcccctgagggtgACGGCCCGGAGCCGGGCTGGATCCTTGTTTTGGGCATCCCCACTCTGGGCTGGGCTCTGCTGGGCTCTgctgggctctgctgggctgtgccaggatgAGTTGGGCTGGGCTACACCAGACTGGGCTGGGCTCTACTGGGCTGGGCTCTACTGGGCTGGGCTGGGTTATATGGGGCCATGCTGGGCTGGGTTATGCTGggttgggctgggctgggctgggttaTGCTGggttgggctgggctgggctgggttaTACCGGGTTTTACTAGGCTGGACTGGGTTCTACTGGGCaatgctgggc
Protein-coding regions in this window:
- the TCF15 gene encoding transcription factor 15 yields the protein MAFTMLRPVAARMLYPDISMLSEDEENRSESDTSDQSYGCYEGAEARRKVPRKPGPMVVVKQRQAANARERDRTQSVNTAFTALRTLIPTEPVDRKLSKIETLRLASSYISHLANVLLLGEGCEDGQPCLSALYGAKGERDGKQPRSICTFCLSNQRKGGGRRDLGGSCLKVRGVNTLRVSRR